The DNA segment CTAGCTCACCAGTCTCCTGAAGGGCTCCTTCTTGACCTCAACCTCCAGCAGGCGGTCCAGCTCGCCCTCCAGGCCGCGCCGCACCACCTTGAGGGCCTGTTCGGCCACATCGGCTGTGATGCGGATGTCCTCGTCGGTGTGCGCAAGCGTTGCCTTGAACTGCGTGGGGCAGAAGATGCCGCGCCGCGCCATCTCCTGTATGAAAAGCGTGTTCACCTTGGGCTTCAGCGCCGGGTCAGGCACCTCAATATCCATCGTGGGCGCGATGTGCAGGCCGGTCACCTTCGCCTTGATGCCCACGGACGCTATTGCGCCTTCAAGCGCCTTCCGCGCCTTCTCTCCGATGATCTTGAACTGCTCCGTCGAGTCCCGCCGCTTGAGCTCGCCGATCGTCGCAACTGAGGCCGCCAGGCCGATGTTGTCGCTCCAGTACGAGCTGGAGATGAACATGCGGTCGGCAAGCTGCATCGACTCGCGCGAGCCGACTACGACGCCCATTGGGTAGCCGTTAGACATCGCCTTCGCGAAGACGGACATGTCCGGGGTCACGCCCAGCCACTCCTGTGCCCCGCCCAGGGAAATGCGCCAGCCGCTGGAGACCTCGTCAAATATGAGCAGCGCGCCGTTCTTGTGCGCAATCTCCTTGACCTTTTCGAGATAGCCTTCCTTCGGTCGGAAGCTGCGCATCGGCTCCATCATCACAGCGGCGATTTCGCCCTTGTTGTCCTTGAAAATCTTCTCAAGTCCTGCGATGTCCCCCTCAGCGAAAGGTATTGCCGTCCCCGCCAGCGCCTTCGGCACGCCCAGAGGCTCAATGCCCGCAAAAGGGAACTGCCCTGTCGTTGGGTCGGCAAGGAAGTTGGCCGCCTGGTACCAGTCGTGCCAACCGTGGTAACCGCAAAATGCGATCTTGTCGCGCCCGGTCGTCCCGCGCGCGATGCGGACCGCCACCGCGCAAGCCTCGCCGCCGCCCTTGGTGTACCGCACCATCTCGCAGCTGGGGATGATGTCGCACAGGACCTCGGCCAGCTCGATCTCCATCGGGCTGTTGAGCGTGTAGAGGCTGCCCCTGTCGATCTGTTCCTTGACGGCGTTGTCCACAACGTCGTCTGCATGGCCAAGAATGATCGCCGTAACGGCGTTCACCCAGTCGATATACTCGTTGCCGTCCACGTCGACGAACCGCGAC comes from the SAR202 cluster bacterium genome and includes:
- a CDS encoding aminotransferase class III-fold pyridoxal phosphate-dependent enzyme, with protein sequence MPTRAIDQRVKKSVDLYNRAEQLIPGKTQLISRRSRSYADGVSPIYAKSAKGSRFVDVDGNEYIDWVNAVTAIILGHADDVVDNAVKEQIDRGSLYTLNSPMEIELAEVLCDIIPSCEMVRYTKGGGEACAVAVRIARGTTGRDKIAFCGYHGWHDWYQAANFLADPTTGQFPFAGIEPLGVPKALAGTAIPFAEGDIAGLEKIFKDNKGEIAAVMMEPMRSFRPKEGYLEKVKEIAHKNGALLIFDEVSSGWRISLGGAQEWLGVTPDMSVFAKAMSNGYPMGVVVGSRESMQLADRMFISSSYWSDNIGLAASVATIGELKRRDSTEQFKIIGEKARKALEGAIASVGIKAKVTGLHIAPTMDIEVPDPALKPKVNTLFIQEMARRGIFCPTQFKATLAHTDEDIRITADVAEQALKVVRRGLEGELDRLLEVEVKKEPFRRLVS